A window of the Streptomyces sp. JB150 genome harbors these coding sequences:
- the rph gene encoding ribonuclease PH, with amino-acid sequence MSRIDGRTPEQLRPVTIERGWSKHAEGSVLVSFGDTKVLCTASFTEGVPRWRKGSGEGWVTAEYSMLPRATNTRGDRESVKGRIGGRTHEISRLIGRSLRAVIDYKALGENTVVLDCDVLQADGGTRTAAITGAYVALADAIHWAQGKKLIKPTRKPLTGSVAAVSVGIVAGVPLLDLCYEEDVRAETDMNVVCTGDGRFVEVQGTAEAEPFARDELNALLDLAVAGCTELAAAQRAALDTLAGK; translated from the coding sequence ATGTCTCGAATCGACGGCCGCACCCCCGAACAACTCCGCCCGGTCACCATCGAACGCGGCTGGAGCAAGCACGCCGAGGGCTCCGTCCTCGTCTCCTTCGGCGACACCAAGGTCCTGTGCACCGCCTCCTTCACCGAGGGAGTCCCGCGCTGGCGCAAGGGCAGCGGCGAAGGCTGGGTCACCGCCGAGTACTCCATGCTGCCCCGCGCCACCAACACCCGCGGCGACCGGGAGTCCGTCAAGGGCAGGATCGGCGGCCGTACGCACGAGATCTCCCGCCTCATCGGCCGCTCCCTGCGCGCCGTCATCGACTACAAGGCGCTCGGCGAGAACACCGTCGTCCTCGACTGCGACGTCCTCCAGGCCGACGGCGGCACCCGCACCGCGGCCATCACCGGCGCGTACGTCGCCCTCGCCGACGCCATCCACTGGGCCCAGGGCAAGAAGCTGATCAAGCCCACGCGCAAGCCGCTCACCGGCAGCGTCGCGGCCGTCTCGGTCGGCATCGTCGCCGGCGTACCCCTGCTCGACCTCTGCTACGAGGAGGACGTGCGCGCCGAGACCGACATGAACGTCGTCTGCACCGGCGACGGACGCTTCGTCGAGGTCCAGGGCACCGCCGAGGCCGAGCCGTTCGCCCGCGACGAGCTGAACGCGCTGCTCGACCTCGCGGTCGCCGGCTGCACCGAACTCGCCGCGGCGCAGCGCGCGGCGCTCGACACGCTCGCCGGAAAGTAA
- a CDS encoding PTS glucose/sucrose transporter subunit IIB, translating into MASKAEKIVAGLGGIDNIEEIEGCITRLRVEVGDGSLVDEAALKGAGAHGVVKMGTAIQVVIGTDADPIAAEIEDMM; encoded by the coding sequence ATGGCCAGCAAGGCTGAGAAGATCGTTGCCGGGCTCGGCGGCATCGACAACATCGAGGAGATCGAAGGCTGCATCACCCGGCTGCGGGTCGAGGTCGGCGACGGCTCGCTGGTCGACGAGGCCGCCCTCAAGGGCGCCGGCGCCCACGGTGTGGTCAAGATGGGCACCGCCATCCAGGTCGTCATCGGCACGGACGCCGACCCGATCGCCGCGGAGATCGAAGACATGATGTGA
- a CDS encoding PTS transporter subunit EIIC codes for MSADAVSPGRVRWNSVFQGLQKMGRSLQLPIAVLPAAGILNRLGQPDVFGEDGLGWTDVAKVMNGAGGALLDSALGLPLLFCVGVAIGMAKKADGSTALAAVAGFLVYYNVLRQFPEDCPAGTRPVPNIGCQGAVDGTVSAFTYQNPGVFGGIVMGLLAAFFWQRYHRTRLVDWLGFFNGRRLVPIIMAFVAIAFAALCLWVWPPIGDALESFSDWMSGLGAWGAGVFGVANRALLVIGLHQFLNVPIWFQFGTYTRPDGTEAHGDINMFLAGDPDAGQFTSGFFPIMMFALPAAALAITHCARPERRKEVGGLMLSVALTSFVTGITEPIEYSFLFIAPVLYAIHAVLTGVSMAVTWGLGVKDGFSFSAGLIDYVINWNLATRPWLIIPIGLVFAAVYYAIFRFAITKFDLKTPGREPAEEVEDAAKV; via the coding sequence ATGAGTGCCGACGCCGTCAGTCCTGGCCGCGTGCGCTGGAACTCGGTGTTCCAGGGCCTGCAGAAGATGGGCCGCAGCCTTCAGCTGCCGATCGCCGTGCTGCCGGCCGCGGGCATCCTCAACCGGCTGGGGCAGCCGGACGTGTTCGGCGAGGACGGACTGGGCTGGACCGATGTGGCCAAGGTGATGAACGGGGCGGGCGGTGCGCTGCTGGACAGCGCGCTGGGGCTGCCGCTGCTGTTCTGCGTCGGGGTGGCCATCGGCATGGCGAAGAAGGCGGACGGGTCGACGGCGCTGGCGGCGGTGGCGGGGTTCCTCGTCTACTACAACGTGCTGCGGCAGTTCCCGGAGGACTGTCCGGCGGGCACGAGGCCGGTGCCGAACATCGGCTGCCAGGGGGCGGTCGACGGGACGGTGAGCGCGTTCACGTACCAGAATCCCGGGGTGTTCGGCGGGATCGTGATGGGGCTGCTGGCGGCGTTCTTCTGGCAGCGCTACCACCGCACCCGGCTGGTCGACTGGCTCGGCTTCTTCAACGGCCGCCGGCTGGTGCCGATCATCATGGCGTTCGTGGCGATCGCGTTCGCGGCGCTGTGCCTGTGGGTGTGGCCGCCGATCGGTGACGCGCTGGAGAGCTTCAGCGACTGGATGAGCGGCCTGGGCGCGTGGGGCGCGGGTGTCTTCGGGGTGGCCAACCGGGCGCTGCTGGTGATCGGGCTGCACCAGTTCCTGAACGTGCCCATCTGGTTCCAGTTCGGGACGTACACCAGGCCGGACGGGACCGAGGCGCACGGTGACATCAACATGTTCCTGGCGGGTGACCCGGACGCCGGCCAGTTCACCTCGGGCTTCTTCCCGATCATGATGTTCGCGCTGCCGGCCGCCGCCCTGGCGATCACGCACTGCGCGCGGCCGGAGCGCCGCAAGGAGGTCGGCGGTCTGATGCTGTCGGTGGCGCTGACGTCGTTCGTGACCGGCATCACCGAGCCCATCGAGTACTCGTTCCTGTTCATCGCGCCGGTGCTGTACGCGATCCACGCGGTGCTGACCGGGGTGTCGATGGCGGTGACGTGGGGGCTGGGGGTCAAGGACGGCTTCAGCTTCTCGGCGGGGCTGATCGACTACGTCATCAACTGGAATCTGGCGACGAGACCGTGGCTGATCATTCCGATCGGGCTGGTGTTCGCGGCCGTGTATTACGCGATCTTCCGTTTCGCGATCACGAAATTCGACCTCAAGACGCCGGGCCGGGAACCGGCGGAGGAAGTGGAGGACGCCGCTAAGGTCTGA